Sequence from the Cucurbita pepo subsp. pepo cultivar mu-cu-16 chromosome LG02, ASM280686v2, whole genome shotgun sequence genome:
ATGCTCTGAGATCCTTGTTTTATCATATTAGTTTTGGcacattgtttttttttttttcttttttttttgtttttcatcctCTAAATATTTGACTTTCGACtgacatttgttttttttttaaatacactAGATCAATAATCAGCTTATATAGTAACAGAAGCTAAATACTTGTACACGACCAAGTCTGGTTGCTTCAATGTTGATTGTCTTGAtacttcaaataataatatatgttttcCATGCAGGTGCTATACCTTTTGGGGGAGGAAAAAGATTCTGAGGCCCTGATCCAGGATTCCATAAGGATACTGGAGGTATATCAACATCAACATTGTACCATAATTCCGTTGTTACATGTTTCACAACCTTGTATTGTTTCATCATGTAGGAAGGTGGCCTAGGTGAGTCATTTCTTTGCGTCAGAAGATTGCGATATCTTGCTAAGGTTAGGCTTTATCCTATAATCTTTTACTTTccatcttttcttctcttttggtGTATCAAAAAAGTTGACCCTTTATCACTTCGGGAAGTCTTTCCTTTGTTAGGATAGATAATGTTAGACATGCCTAGTTATCAACAAGAATAACAcatttaatcattttctcttaagtcttatttttgaaaattataatgagATTTGAAAATGTTATACAGTTAGAATCTCTAGAAAGCTTAGGATAGATGAAAGATTACTTGCTTTATGATCATGGGACAAATTGTAAGGAGATTGTCTAGGTTAGTTTAGTAGTTTATTTTCTTGCAGTAGATGGAGACTACCATTCAAGtctctaattttttctttataataagaaataaagtGAATCAAATAGATGAGAAGTACTAGTTGCAGTCGTTACAGTAAAAAACTCCAGAGTTTATAGTCCATGGAGATGAATTACAAGCAGGAGAGTAGGATTGTTGAATATATGTGATTATTGAAACATATGTGAGCATGTTAGTTCtctcttataaaattttcctatttcttccCCCTTTTTAATCATATTCTATAGTTCTACTTGAGCTATCgttaataattttgttgtctTCCTGATGCTCCAGATATATATGAAGTCTAATAATCTCTTTGAAGCTGAGAATGTGCAAAGAAAAGTTTTGCACATTATGGAATTATCAAaggttcatcttcatcttttcttttttactatatttttatgCTTTAGTTTTTGCTCGGGATCTAGTGCTCATGTAatgtcttttcctttttgatgTGGAGTGCATGCATTTGTCTTTTCTAACTTCTTGatctctctctcaattttaTGTCATGATTTAAGAATGTCTACTTCATGATTTTAACCTATATTGACATGACGCGTACAAGGCAACATGTAAGGGTAGATTgatcaaaatttggtgatgaATACTCCAGTCTTTTCCGTTGTTTGGTGAACAGTGCAGAAGCTAGTTATTACTGAAATACGCGGTGAGAATGGGAATTTTACTGACCACAGGAGAGGATATTGTGCTCAAAGTGGCAGGCCTTTTTAGCAAAATCTACTTGATAAACAATAAGTCCTTACCATCACACTTCATGTGACCAAGCTTATGACAATGAAGACACACCCTCTGTCTCGTATTTGATCGTCAAAACTAGTCCTCAAATGAACTATATCAGATATGATTGCAGGGGTTTGTTCCACcattccattaaaaaaaatgacactCACGAAAACATAGatacaaaatttgatttgaatgcACAAAATTAGAGTCCAGCAGtaacctaaaaaaatttagtacGGAGAGAATTGGAAAccaaaaaccctttttttccttcctgAAATCATTCCAAATATGAGCTACTTTTGATCAAAATAAGCATACAAGCTGAATGTGGACAGCAGGATGGTTGAACCACGACAATGGTTGGAGAAATTCCGGTGGCGTGTGGAGCCTATGTGCAGTTGATCTGGCAGTGACACTTTAGGGTTTGTTAAATTAACCAACAGTCTTCCCCAAAGGTTGAAGCATTCCAAAGTAGCGGTTCCAAACTCCAAATCGTAACTCATGAAAATCCTAACGGCCCACAAAGTACTATGGGAGATAAAGGGAAGGAATACTTCATATCATTCCTTTATACACACGCTAGGGGTTGATACTTGTGAAGCAGAATGactatcaaaattaaaatttagtatatTGTGCAATGTAACATAGAGTTCATTATAAGTTTTAATCTTTAACTAACATTGCTATCGATATTTAGTAATACTTAACCCCCATaggttttttgtttctgttatGTGCCTGCTTGTGTCTATGCATACTTGGTCAATTGGCGAACTCAGTATATCTCTTATGGGTGTAGGGCTGGAATTCTCTGGAAACTATAAATTCTGCTGACGGCTTGGCGTCAACGTTATATGCCAATGGATGCTTGAATGAAGCACAGGAGCTTTTTGAAAGGTGAACTGTTGAGTTTTAGCAACTTACAAAAAAGAGTCTTCTAACGAAGTCATATCTTTCAGGTGTCTTGATGCACGGAAAACCTTACTTCCTAAGGACCACATCCAGGTTTTCAATTATAACATTCAGATTGTATTCTGAGGACgtgattaataaaataactatactctttttttcctgtttaatgcatttttgtttttgtatgttAGGGAAATTATggaagttttagaaaaatgcattattttttcagttttgtCTGAAACATCTGCTCTTCGACTAATAATAACTCCATATCTACTAATGTGGTGCAGATTGGTGCTAACATGCTTAACATTGCTCGAGTGGTAATGCAAAGTTCCAAAGAACTAAAGGCGACTGATATTTCTAAAGCAGTTATTGGAATTGATAAAGCTGAAGAACTTTTAAGTAACTCTATAAGGTTTGTATTGAGATTTCACTTTTCTATCGTAATCCGAAGGACAGCTCTAGGGTCATATACGCAGGCTAAATTCTAAGAAGGAAATAACTTATTAAAGAAACTAGAAAATTATGCGGGGAGAATAAATATTCAGAATAATAGTTAAATGAACCCGTATGTTCAGGACTCTACAATCCATGGGAACATGTTAGGAAATTCAAGGGCCTACAATCTTTCAAAACCATCCATATCCATAGTAGTAACCATTGCCATTGCCGAAGTTCTATCTTCTAGTGGTCAGGTTGCGATCAAAGTTTCTTAGCATTTCTGTAGAAATAGATTTGCGAAGGCCAATCTTCGAATTTGAGAttttcaagaagaaaattaaaatgatgaaaacCCTTCGCAAATTAGCTTGGTCTCCTGAACNaaaaaaaaaaaaaaaaaaaaaaaaaaaaaaaaaaaatgacgagATCATCTAGCAACATTCTGAAATATTTACTTTGTCTAGCTATTTGTTATTGAGTTGATAAAACGTGTTCAAGTGTGGTCATATATATGTTACAAGCCACCTACCACTGCTGTACGAGAAGCTGAAGTGTAGAAGGATAACATGGGAAGGAAAAGAGCAGTTGTGCTTAAACAATTTGATGGAAACTGGAAATATTCTTTTACTTGATGTAGGGGGGTCAACACCTTGAAATAGGTAAAATTGGgaaatcatataatttaaaatgccTACTAGTATAAGAGGCCTCTAGCTTTTTGAATTTAATCTTCTGAAAGATAGAATTATATAGACCATTAATCATGTTAgctttacaaatttaattggATTGTCCGAAATCCTTCCCCACATTTAATAGTCATCACGAAAAATAAGGATAGTTAACCTAGATGACTTTATGACTCAAATCACCGTAGTTAAGCTGGGTAGCCTGGGTTATGATTTTACTATAAGCTTATGTAAATATCACTCAATGGTAGGATATCACGAGGAGTATTAGATAAAATAAGCAAGCAtggtgagaagaaaaaaaatcatgaagaTGGAGAAACTAGAAGGGACGGGCGTACTGCACTTCTCATACTGGTCAGTTTTCCTTTCTATATAATGAAGAAAGGCAGTTTCGTCATATTTAACGTTTGCCtgttaaatttgttttcttgaaaTGTATCCATAGCCCAAATTTATGTATCTAATTATCAATCCGTAGAAACTCACTCAATTCATGAGCTTCTAAGCATCAAGACCATTGCTTGGTACTGCCAATAGGTTTGAAGGTTTGAGCTGAACAACTATTTTAGATGTagctatttaattaaatgtaaatttatTCGAAGTCGACCAAAATGAAATGAGTGAGTATGTGAATAATTATTCTAAATCAAAATCAGaatagaacaatatcttcttgatgttgattatttttttataaccaAACAATGAacccaaattttcattttgggagttggattaaattttgttgttcatACATATCAACCAATATGAGAGAATGTGCATCCACACTACAGAATGTTTACTCTCAATGTTGGTTGTCTTGATGTTGGTCATTTATATTAAGGAATATaacatatataatttaactaatagAGTACCTCAAATTAAGGTTTCtctttatttcaaaagaaacaaagaatggAGCTCATGAAATTGAAATACCAGGTGCATCAGTGTGTTTGTCCGTTGTTTCATCCACGTTCTATGTTTATGTCCTTTCAATGAGATCAAGACTCATGGATGGGAATTTTCTCATGTCAATTGGACATCTATATTGTGTTTGCAGTTACAGTCCCTTGATGCTCTAGGACATTTGGAAATCATCGTGCAAGAGATGAAAGTATCAAAGGTTAGCAGTGATGGTGTCCTAAACATACAATTGCTTCTGAACTGTAGTATTGGTGTCGTATGTATATGAGTGTGCATATGTTTTAATATCTGTGAGGATCTTGGCCGGTTTACTTAATCTCAACTGACCTTAGGTACAACCATTTGACCCTACAAACATAAAATCCTTTTGAATTATgcgattatatatataatatgtaacAGAGTTGAGATAAAGATATTTGTTTTACACTTCCTCGGATTATGTGTTGGCTAATATTGGGTCCAGTTGGTGAGTTGTACTCATCTTGAAGGAGGTCATATACATGATGGAGTTTTGTAGAACAGCCATCCAACTGAGAGTGAACTGTTGTAGAGTCGGTCAGTTCAGTTGatctttcataaaatatttttggcaTCAAGTTGAATCCTAGGGACAATGGAAGAACAAGTGAAGACCAAAAATCTAAGGGACTACTTTtccaaaactaaaaactagaaaaatgAGGACAGTGGGAAGAGAGAAGATGTTAcaataaacttatttaattttattgaattccTTTGGATCAATTGTCACATTCCAGAAGCAACGAGTGTTCCGTCTTTGTTGTGCCTTcattcatcaaatataatttcgTTGGCTCTTCTGCTACCACTTTGAGTAACCGGAATGTGTTATTACAGGAGGATCCTTCGCTTGTGCAGGCTGAGAATGTTCTCTTTGAATGCATTTCTGCTTATCAAAAGGTAACACGGTCTATGATTGTTATTATTTCTGTGCCTTGAGCTTGACATCAATGGCCACATAGTGACCTGCATGGCTGCATATGCATTTTAGACAACTCGGGTGAtgacaattttgatttttgtttaagAAATCTTGTTTACCAACAATCTCTTTAATTTGTGATTTACTTTCTAGATTCATTTTCGAAACctagttttctaaaacttaattgttattactattttcTGTTCTTAAAATCTAGCcaacattttgaaattattatcaaaCCAACCTTTATTTCTATTGCTAATCAATCCCTATACACAGGCTGGATATATTAGTGTATGTTCACAATGACAAATTTATGAAACCATTACGAAATGATacttaaattttgttctaGGAAATGTCTAACATTCCAGTTTTTTAGAATGCTGATATAAATGCTTTACATCTCTAGTAGTTTTATTGATAGTACCATTTTCAAGTGAATTCTTTTagctaaaattttattttatgaccaTATTTTCTTAGAATCTGTattgaaacataaaaattattttctgttGTCGGGCTTGGTTCTTCCCTCATGTTATtaattgttagacgaacatgactctccacaatggtatgatattgtccattttgagcataagctctcatggttttgctttgagctttcccaaaaggcctcattccaatggagagagtattctttgattataaatccatgatcattccctaaattagtcgatgtgggactttcatcatctaacacctcccctcaaacaaagtacgcctccccttaatcgaggctcgactcctttagagtcttagtcattttttactatgccttcgaggaagGTTGGACTCCTGTtagatgataaaagtcccacatcggctaatttagggaatgatcatggatttataatcaaagaatactctctccattggaatgaggccttttgggaaagctcaaagcaaNgggcttatgctcaaagtggacaatatcataccattgtggaaagtcgtgttcgtctaacatggtatcagagtcatgccttaaacttagttgtgccaatagattggtaaatcctcaaatgtcgaacaaaggactccaaaagaaaaggagtcgagcctcctcgaaggcatagtcaaaattgactaagactccaaaagaaaaaggagtcgagtctcgattaaggggaggcgtactttgttcgaggggaggtgttagatgatgaaagtcccacaccGGCTAACTTAGGGAATggtcatgaatttataatcaaagaatactctctccatgagaatgagaccttttggggaaaagcccaaagcaaagccatgagagcttatgctcaaagcggacaatatcatatcatcgtggagagtcgtgttcgtctaacaattctttgattatataaatccatgatcgatcattccctaaattagttgatgtgggactttcatcatctaacaaAAATGACTTGAAATAGCCGACTTGAATATATCTCTGAAGACATTACTGATCTTAAAGATCGAAGATTCAAACCTTCACCCCTGTAGaaccaaaaagagaaaaaagagacTTCGAAATATGGTTGGATGCATTTTTGTGGAATAGGTTTATCAACTATTgtataaaattacatttaaaatacTCTCTACAATGCTCATGGAATTTGTGGTCTTGAAGAACAGCCTGAAGTAACTGTTACATCCCCTTTTTACCCACTCTTTAATACGTGTTAACAACAATTAGGGCTCTCAAAAACATTGGTACATTTGTATTTGAACATGTTCTAAAGATCTTGAACCAAATTATGAATGATCACACAAATGCAGTTCAAAGGTTCAACTTTTGAAACTCCTGAAGTCAAGGCTGAGTACTTCTCTTGTTTGAAGCGTCTCTCGATCCTGATTAGCGATGACAAGACGAGTAGGCAGAGAAGAATGAGTTCACAAGATCTACAGGATGAAATCAGTCGCCTTGAGGTCGAATTGTCTCCatacagaaaacaaaaaagttaaaaatctTGTTACTTATTCAGGCCTGGAACATTAGTATGGCTTAATGGCTTCTCTTCATCTACCGCAGCAACATGGGAAGGTTCCCTACTAACTTCatctctcttccatttcttaattatttatgttggttttttttcccatttcccTATTCTGCATATTGGCGC
This genomic interval carries:
- the LOC111788782 gene encoding uncharacterized protein LOC111788782, which gives rise to MYTRTAASKWLKRLSFRSTAFNRTSETPTSINVPIFSSRCNVKSSSRNNSNDYRDGYLNGFPWVLFSGPAAAIILGINSNPVLAKDAPSKPSSENGIEESDTIGLRKVEDGSVISNLHTSKWRVFTDNARDLFLQGKLEEAERYFVSAIQEAKEGFGERDPHVASAFNNLAELYRVTKTFDKAEPMYLEAINILEESYGSEDIRVGSALHNLGQFYLVQRKLKEAGNCYERALKIKGHVLGYGHVDYADTMYHLGTVLYLLGEEKDSEALIQDSIRILEEGGLGESFLCVRRLRYLAKIYMKSNNLFEAENVQRKVLHIMELSKGWNSLETINSADGLASTLYANGCLNEAQELFERCLDARKTLLPKDHIQIGANMLNIARVVMQSSKELKATDISKAVIGIDKAEELLSNSIRISRGVLDKISKHGEKKKNHEDGETRRDGRTALLILLQSLDALGHLEIIVQEMKVSKEDPSLVQAENVLFECISAYQKFKGSTFETPEVKAEYFSCLKRLSILISDDKTSRQRRMSSQDLQDEISRLEVELSPYRKQKS